A single Blastococcus colisei DNA region contains:
- a CDS encoding PaaI family thioesterase → MPTEAPDWLPSDTFSALDEKLGIEIVDWDLDRLVARMPVEGNTQPYGLLHGGATCSLVETVGSYAAALRAGPEASVVGIELSASYVRAVTSGHVTAVCTPVGDGQPVASFLVEVTDDSGRLTASARLTCMVLPRRA, encoded by the coding sequence ATGCCCACCGAAGCGCCGGACTGGCTGCCCTCGGACACCTTCAGCGCTCTGGACGAGAAGCTCGGCATCGAGATCGTCGACTGGGACCTCGACCGCCTCGTCGCCCGCATGCCCGTCGAGGGCAACACCCAGCCCTACGGCCTCCTGCACGGCGGGGCCACGTGCAGCCTGGTCGAGACGGTCGGCTCGTACGCCGCAGCTCTGCGGGCCGGGCCGGAGGCGAGTGTGGTGGGCATCGAGCTCAGTGCCAGCTACGTGCGGGCCGTCACCTCCGGGCACGTCACCGCGGTCTGCACGCCGGTCGGTGACGGTCAGCCGGTGGCCTCCTTCCTCGTCGAGGTCACCGATGACTCCGGTCGGCTCACCGCGAGCGCCCGCCTCACGTGCATGGTCCTGCCCCGCCGCGCCTGA
- a CDS encoding SDR family NAD(P)-dependent oxidoreductase has translation MPARRCLVTGAGRGIGAAVAQRLSAEGHSVALTARSADELTALAARLPAPSLVVPADLTDPAAADTVVSRVEAEWGGPVEVLVLNAGAGTSAPLARTSDEDWARMLDLNLTAPFRLLRRALPGMVEQRWGRVVAVASIAAKRGDPYVSAYTASKHGLLGLVRSAAAEVATKGVTVNAVCPGYVDTPMTAGTVATISATTGRSEAEARETLARRQPIGRLIDPEEVADAVLMCVHSGAITGQGLNVDGGAVQS, from the coding sequence GTGCCTGCCCGTCGCTGCCTCGTCACCGGGGCAGGACGGGGCATCGGCGCCGCGGTCGCGCAGCGCCTGTCCGCCGAGGGCCACTCCGTCGCGCTCACCGCCCGCAGCGCCGACGAGCTCACCGCGCTGGCCGCCCGGCTGCCCGCCCCCTCGCTCGTCGTGCCGGCCGACCTGACCGACCCCGCCGCCGCGGACACGGTCGTCTCCCGGGTCGAGGCGGAGTGGGGCGGCCCGGTCGAGGTGCTCGTGCTCAACGCCGGCGCCGGCACGTCCGCACCGCTGGCACGCACGAGCGACGAGGACTGGGCCCGCATGCTGGACCTCAATCTCACCGCGCCGTTCCGGCTGCTGCGCCGTGCCCTGCCCGGCATGGTCGAGCAGCGCTGGGGACGGGTGGTCGCCGTGGCGTCGATCGCCGCCAAGCGCGGCGACCCGTACGTCAGCGCCTACACCGCGAGCAAGCACGGGCTGCTCGGGCTGGTCCGGTCGGCGGCCGCGGAGGTCGCCACGAAGGGGGTCACGGTGAACGCCGTGTGCCCGGGGTACGTGGACACCCCGATGACCGCCGGCACCGTCGCAACGATCAGCGCCACCACCGGGCGGTCCGAGGCCGAGGCGCGCGAGACGCTGGCCCGCCGCCAGCCGATCGGGCGGCTGATCGATCCGGAGGAGGTCGCCGACGCCGTGCTGATGTGCGTGCACAGCGGGGCGATCACCGGCCAGGGGCTCAACGTCGACGGAGGAGCTGTGCAGTCATGA
- a CDS encoding AMP-binding protein, translating into MTQIAALSPSAHRDTFSRDNLPPLDQWPVLDLGPLDYGERLNCATALLDATIDRLGPDRPCLRSSDGAVWSYGDLRAQANRIAAVLVDDLGLVPGNRVLLRGYNEPWLVACWLGVLKAGGVAVTTMPLLRAGELATMGEMCRPAVALCDHRLTEALERAAIPGLTTVVFGSTGPDDLCARAAGKPAEFPDVDTAADDVALLAFTSGTTGRPKATMHFHRDVLAIADTFAAHVLRPEPDDVFTGSPPIGFTFGLGGLVVFPLRVGASVLLLERATPDVLADAVAEHAVTVLFTAPTAYKAILAGGHADKLAGVRRAVSAGEALPESVWRAVHEATGLKVIDGIGATEMLHIFIAAADDDIRPGSTGRAVPGYTAAVLDDEGRPVPDGTPGHLAVRGPTGCRYLGGDRQEIYVRHGWNVTGDTYVRDADGYFVYQARTDDMIVSAGYNIAGPEVEQALLGHPEVVDCAVVGAPDAERGMVVKAFVVLNPDRTRDVPAAELVDFVKQAIAPYKRPRVVEFVEELPRTSTGKLQRYRLR; encoded by the coding sequence ATGACGCAGATTGCCGCGCTGAGCCCCTCCGCCCACCGGGACACGTTCAGCCGGGACAACCTGCCCCCGCTCGACCAGTGGCCGGTGCTGGACCTGGGACCGCTGGACTACGGCGAGCGGCTGAACTGCGCGACCGCCCTGCTGGACGCGACCATCGACCGCCTGGGTCCCGACCGGCCCTGCCTGCGGTCGTCCGACGGGGCCGTGTGGAGCTACGGCGACCTGCGGGCGCAGGCCAACCGGATCGCCGCCGTCCTCGTCGACGACCTGGGCCTGGTCCCGGGCAACCGCGTGCTGCTGCGCGGCTACAACGAGCCGTGGCTGGTCGCCTGCTGGCTGGGTGTGCTGAAGGCCGGCGGCGTCGCGGTGACCACGATGCCGCTGCTGCGGGCCGGCGAGCTCGCGACGATGGGCGAGATGTGCCGCCCCGCCGTCGCCCTGTGCGACCACCGGTTGACCGAGGCTCTCGAGCGCGCCGCGATCCCCGGCCTGACGACGGTGGTCTTCGGTTCCACGGGGCCCGACGACCTGTGCGCCCGGGCCGCGGGCAAGCCGGCGGAGTTCCCCGACGTCGACACCGCCGCCGACGACGTCGCGCTGCTGGCCTTCACCTCCGGAACCACCGGGCGACCGAAGGCGACCATGCACTTCCACCGGGACGTGCTCGCCATCGCCGACACCTTCGCAGCCCACGTGCTGCGCCCCGAGCCGGACGACGTCTTCACCGGCTCCCCGCCGATCGGGTTCACCTTCGGCCTCGGCGGTCTGGTGGTCTTCCCGCTCCGGGTCGGTGCCAGCGTGCTCCTGCTCGAGCGCGCGACCCCCGACGTGCTCGCCGACGCCGTGGCCGAGCACGCGGTGACCGTCCTGTTCACCGCGCCGACGGCCTACAAGGCGATCCTCGCCGGCGGGCACGCCGACAAGCTGGCCGGCGTCCGGCGCGCGGTGTCGGCCGGCGAGGCGCTGCCCGAGTCGGTGTGGCGCGCCGTCCACGAGGCGACCGGGCTGAAGGTCATCGACGGGATCGGCGCGACCGAAATGCTGCACATCTTCATCGCGGCCGCCGACGACGACATCCGGCCCGGCTCGACCGGCCGCGCGGTGCCCGGCTACACCGCCGCCGTCCTCGACGACGAGGGCCGGCCCGTGCCCGACGGGACGCCCGGCCACCTCGCCGTCCGCGGGCCCACGGGCTGCCGGTACCTGGGCGGCGACCGCCAGGAGATCTACGTCCGCCACGGCTGGAACGTCACGGGAGACACCTACGTCCGCGACGCCGACGGCTACTTCGTCTACCAGGCGCGGACCGACGACATGATCGTCTCCGCGGGGTACAACATCGCCGGGCCGGAGGTCGAGCAGGCGCTGCTCGGCCACCCCGAGGTCGTCGACTGCGCCGTCGTCGGCGCACCCGACGCCGAGCGCGGGATGGTCGTCAAGGCCTTCGTCGTGCTGAACCCCGACCGCACCCGGGACGTCCCGGCCGCCGAGCTCGTGGACTTCGTCAAGCAGGCGATCGCGCCCTACAAGCGCCCGCGGGTGGTGGAGTTCGTCGAGGAGCTCCCCCGGACGAGCACCGGCAAGCTCCAGCGGTACCGGCTGCGCTGA
- a CDS encoding MaoC family dehydratase has product MSERWFEDYVVGTTAEHGSIRVDEAELVDFGRRFDPQPFHVDREAASSGPYGGLIASGWHTCALMMRLLAQEYLSPASSLGSPGVDELRWVKPVRPGDELSLRTTVEEARLSRSKPDRGLLRTRVELVDSGGDVVLRLLAMNLVRTRPAA; this is encoded by the coding sequence ATGAGCGAGCGTTGGTTCGAGGACTACGTCGTGGGGACGACCGCCGAGCACGGCTCGATCCGGGTGGACGAGGCGGAACTGGTGGACTTCGGGCGCCGGTTCGACCCCCAGCCCTTCCACGTGGACCGGGAGGCGGCGTCGTCCGGTCCGTACGGCGGCCTCATCGCGAGCGGCTGGCACACCTGCGCGCTGATGATGCGGCTGCTCGCCCAGGAGTACCTCTCCCCCGCCTCGAGCCTCGGCTCCCCCGGGGTGGACGAGCTGCGCTGGGTCAAGCCGGTCCGTCCGGGCGACGAGCTGTCGCTGCGCACCACCGTCGAGGAGGCCCGCCTGTCCCGCAGCAAGCCCGATCGCGGGTTGCTGCGGACCAGGGTCGAGCTCGTCGACTCCGGCGGCGACGTCGTCCTGCGGTTGCTCGCGATGAACCTCGTCCGCACCCGCCCCGCCGCCTGA
- a CDS encoding enoyl-CoA hydratase-related protein, translating into MKIEEFTDIRYEVEEDNHAVITIDRPDRMNSFRGRTVDELISAFKYAWADRRVAAVVLTATGERAFCTGGDVKERAETGGYGETEWGTFEIERLHRIIRDIPKPVIAAVNGIAIGGGHVLHVLCDLTVAAENATFAQAGPRVGSFDAGFGSAYLARVVGEKRARQIWFLLDRYDAVTAERWGLVNEVVPKEQLLEKAREWARKIGSYSPTAIKFLKHSFNADSDHMSGISHLAFDGLAHYATSEEGMEGARAFAEKRPPDFSKYR; encoded by the coding sequence ATGAAGATCGAGGAGTTCACCGACATCCGGTACGAGGTGGAGGAGGACAACCACGCGGTCATCACGATCGACCGGCCCGACCGGATGAACTCCTTCCGTGGCCGCACGGTCGACGAGCTGATCTCGGCGTTCAAGTACGCCTGGGCCGACCGCCGCGTCGCCGCCGTCGTCCTCACCGCGACCGGCGAGCGTGCGTTCTGCACCGGCGGCGACGTCAAGGAACGCGCGGAGACCGGTGGCTACGGCGAGACGGAGTGGGGCACCTTCGAGATCGAGCGGCTGCACCGGATCATCCGGGACATCCCCAAGCCGGTGATCGCCGCCGTCAACGGCATCGCGATCGGCGGCGGGCACGTGCTGCACGTGCTGTGCGACCTCACCGTCGCCGCCGAGAACGCCACGTTCGCGCAGGCGGGGCCCCGCGTCGGCTCCTTCGACGCCGGCTTCGGGTCGGCCTACCTGGCCCGGGTCGTGGGGGAGAAGCGGGCGCGGCAGATCTGGTTCCTGCTCGACCGCTACGACGCCGTCACGGCCGAGCGCTGGGGGCTGGTCAACGAGGTCGTGCCCAAGGAGCAGCTGCTCGAGAAGGCGCGGGAGTGGGCCCGGAAGATCGGCTCCTACTCGCCGACCGCCATCAAGTTCCTCAAGCACTCGTTCAACGCCGACAGCGACCACATGAGCGGCATCTCGCACCTGGCCTTCGACGGGCTCGCCCACTACGCCACGAGCGAGGAAGGCATGGAGGGCGCGCGGGCCTTCGCCGAGAAGCGGCCGCCGGACTTCTCGAAGTACCGCTGA
- a CDS encoding amidohydrolase family protein, whose product MLDGHVLVDAHVHVPHLSSLAPAWVDWARQFGRPGVLEEIWHADGTPDPAALDRLFADEGVDAALLFCEYSPKATGYQRFDDLLPLVDGNPRRFRPVANVNPHLHFPIAREVERQLDLGAAALKIHPVHGGFRADDAAMYPAYAVLVERGVPLVVHCGTSSFPGSTNAYADPQLLDAVLRDFPDLHVVLAHGGRGWWYDAAAFLAVSRPNVWIELSGLPPKRLPEYYARFDLARLARKWIYGTDWPGVPGQAANARAVASLGLPDDVVSLVLGGNARRVYSGVLPPD is encoded by the coding sequence ATGCTCGACGGACACGTGCTGGTGGACGCGCACGTGCACGTGCCCCACCTGTCCTCGCTGGCGCCCGCCTGGGTGGACTGGGCGCGGCAGTTCGGCCGGCCCGGCGTGCTGGAGGAGATCTGGCACGCCGACGGGACGCCCGATCCGGCCGCGCTGGACCGGCTGTTCGCCGACGAGGGCGTCGACGCCGCGCTCCTCTTCTGCGAGTACAGCCCCAAGGCCACCGGATACCAGCGGTTCGACGACCTGCTGCCGCTCGTCGACGGGAACCCGCGCCGTTTCCGTCCCGTCGCCAACGTCAATCCGCACCTGCACTTCCCGATCGCCCGGGAGGTGGAGAGACAGTTGGACCTCGGTGCGGCGGCACTGAAGATCCATCCCGTCCACGGCGGGTTCCGGGCCGACGACGCGGCGATGTATCCCGCCTACGCCGTCCTCGTCGAGCGCGGGGTGCCCCTCGTCGTGCACTGCGGGACCAGCAGCTTCCCGGGGTCGACGAACGCCTACGCGGACCCGCAGCTGCTCGACGCCGTTCTCCGTGACTTCCCCGACCTGCACGTGGTGCTCGCCCACGGTGGCCGCGGGTGGTGGTACGACGCCGCGGCGTTCCTCGCCGTCTCCCGTCCGAACGTGTGGATCGAGCTGTCCGGTCTGCCGCCCAAGCGGCTGCCGGAGTACTACGCCCGCTTCGACCTGGCGCGCCTCGCCCGGAAGTGGATCTACGGGACCGACTGGCCGGGAGTCCCCGGTCAAGCCGCCAACGCCCGGGCCGTCGCCTCGCTGGGCCTGCCCGACGACGTCGTCTCGCTCGTGCTCGGCGGGAACGCCAGGCGGGTCTACTCGGGCGTCCTGCCGCCCGACTGA
- a CDS encoding PaaX family transcriptional regulator, whose product MTVVEEATGQAGALQPRQLIVTLYGLYAREHGSWLSIAAVVRLMADLGVEESAVRSSISRLKRRGLLDSRRVDGVAGYALTEVAQEILADGDARIFGRRRADEDDGWLLVVFSVPESERDRRHQLRSQLTRLGFGTVAPGVWVAPGHLADEAAEILGRRGLAGYVELFRGAQPALGEARDNVARWWDVDHLHARYAEFLDRQEPVRERLSADGGVDREQAFADYVRLLTDWRRLPYADPGLPLHLLPADWNGARAADLFGDLRGRLAGPAHDHARRLIGI is encoded by the coding sequence GTGACCGTCGTCGAGGAGGCAACCGGCCAGGCCGGTGCGCTGCAGCCACGGCAGCTCATCGTCACGCTGTACGGGCTCTACGCCCGCGAGCACGGCAGCTGGCTGTCCATCGCCGCCGTCGTCCGGTTGATGGCCGACCTCGGGGTCGAGGAGTCGGCCGTGCGCTCCTCGATCTCCCGGCTCAAGAGGCGCGGGCTGCTGGATTCCCGGCGGGTGGACGGGGTCGCCGGCTACGCGCTCACCGAGGTGGCCCAGGAGATCCTGGCCGACGGCGATGCGCGCATCTTCGGCCGGCGCCGAGCGGACGAGGACGACGGCTGGCTGCTCGTCGTGTTCTCCGTGCCCGAGTCCGAACGGGACCGCCGGCACCAGCTCCGGTCCCAGCTGACCCGGCTCGGCTTCGGCACGGTGGCCCCGGGCGTCTGGGTGGCCCCCGGCCACCTGGCGGACGAGGCCGCCGAGATTCTCGGCCGCCGGGGCCTGGCCGGGTACGTCGAGCTCTTCCGCGGCGCCCAGCCGGCCCTGGGGGAGGCCCGTGACAACGTGGCCCGCTGGTGGGACGTGGACCACCTGCACGCCCGTTACGCGGAGTTCCTCGACCGTCAGGAGCCGGTGCGCGAACGGCTGTCGGCCGACGGCGGCGTCGATCGGGAGCAGGCGTTCGCCGACTACGTGCGGCTGCTCACCGACTGGCGGCGGCTGCCCTACGCCGACCCCGGGCTGCCGCTGCACCTGTTGCCCGCCGACTGGAACGGCGCCCGGGCCGCGGACCTCTTCGGCGACCTCCGGGGCCGGCTGGCCGGGCCGGCGCACGACCACGCCCGCCGGCTGATCGGCATCTGA
- a CDS encoding RidA family protein, whose amino-acid sequence MSGQGREHRSEERARSGGPRGSESGTSSGFERINPPELARPAGFSHAVLADSNRIVFLAGQTALDAEGRIVGDGVVAQFERALGNLLTALRAAGGEPEHLATLTVYAVDIEDYRAHAREIGAVWRRLVGSDYPAMAGIGIARLWDVEALVEVQGIAALPA is encoded by the coding sequence ATGAGCGGACAGGGGCGTGAGCATCGCAGCGAGGAACGAGCGAGGAGCGGAGGGCCCCGCGGGAGCGAATCGGGAACATCGAGTGGCTTCGAGCGGATCAACCCCCCGGAACTGGCCCGGCCGGCCGGCTTCTCGCACGCGGTGCTCGCCGACAGCAACCGGATCGTGTTCCTGGCCGGGCAGACCGCTCTCGACGCGGAGGGGCGGATCGTGGGCGACGGCGTCGTCGCCCAGTTCGAGCGGGCTCTCGGCAACCTGCTGACCGCCCTGCGCGCAGCCGGCGGCGAACCGGAGCACCTGGCCACGCTGACCGTCTACGCCGTCGACATCGAGGACTACCGCGCCCACGCCCGGGAGATCGGCGCCGTCTGGCGACGGCTCGTCGGCTCCGACTACCCGGCGATGGCCGGCATCGGCATCGCCCGCCTCTGGGACGTCGAGGCGCTGGTCGAGGTGCAGGGCATCGCGGCCCTCCCCGCCTGA
- a CDS encoding PaaX family transcriptional regulator, whose product MGPVVTRRQELGAASARSLLLTVLGEFVLPDGRPVWTSTLIDLLADLDVAEKAARQAIMRTADSGWIRSSRIGRETRWSLTDAGTELLREGTERIYHFAAENQSWDGRWLVLTVGVPENNRALRQRLRTQLGWAGLGSPSPGVWVTPRTHRENRARKVLEDLQLSEGSWSFVSTAGAIGDERSLARAAWDLDDVERRYEDFLDLVSHRRPRTDRQALIAQVRLVQEWRRFPLLDPGLPRELLPPRWTGNRAAEVFRERHAGWAPRARAAWEQLARQD is encoded by the coding sequence ATGGGACCCGTCGTGACCAGACGGCAGGAGCTCGGCGCGGCGAGTGCGCGCAGCCTGTTGCTCACCGTCCTGGGCGAGTTCGTGCTGCCCGATGGCCGGCCCGTGTGGACCTCCACGCTCATCGACCTGCTGGCCGATCTCGACGTCGCGGAGAAGGCGGCCCGGCAGGCCATCATGCGTACGGCCGACTCGGGCTGGATCCGGTCGAGCCGGATCGGCCGCGAGACCCGCTGGTCGCTGACCGACGCGGGTACCGAGCTGCTGCGCGAAGGCACCGAGCGGATCTACCACTTCGCCGCCGAGAACCAGTCCTGGGACGGCCGGTGGCTGGTGCTCACCGTCGGCGTCCCGGAGAACAACAGGGCGCTCCGGCAGCGGTTGCGGACCCAGCTCGGCTGGGCCGGGCTCGGGTCGCCCTCGCCGGGCGTCTGGGTGACTCCCCGGACGCACCGGGAGAACCGGGCGCGCAAGGTCCTCGAGGACCTGCAGCTCAGCGAGGGCAGCTGGTCGTTCGTCTCCACCGCGGGGGCGATCGGGGACGAGCGCTCGCTGGCTCGGGCGGCGTGGGACCTCGACGACGTCGAGCGCCGGTACGAGGACTTCCTGGACCTGGTCAGTCACCGCCGGCCACGCACCGACCGGCAGGCGCTGATCGCGCAGGTCCGGCTGGTCCAGGAGTGGCGACGCTTCCCGCTGCTCGATCCCGGGCTGCCCCGGGAGCTGCTCCCGCCCCGCTGGACCGGCAACCGGGCCGCCGAGGTCTTCCGCGAGCGGCATGCCGGCTGGGCGCCGCGCGCCCGCGCCGCGTGGGAACAGCTGGCTCGTCAGGACTGA
- a CDS encoding DUF6158 family protein codes for MSDRQGIPARELSDEELERQGVHAHAMRHWVFLHGTAEQFRTHTERMLELEQEYLRRHPQRTWQGSGDAPGAPSRDDRIRDLVQTFSRAITALLDEEPTPGAARGTTQRPDPTEAQAALLRRFAESPGGRLHKLEAHQIARQLTPDSHLVASLYRQDPPLLQAERDARVITDAGRAWLEKHGVPA; via the coding sequence ATGAGCGACCGACAGGGCATTCCGGCCCGCGAACTGTCCGACGAGGAGCTGGAGCGGCAGGGCGTGCACGCGCACGCCATGCGGCACTGGGTCTTCCTGCACGGGACCGCCGAGCAGTTCCGCACCCACACCGAGCGGATGCTCGAACTGGAGCAGGAGTACCTCCGGCGCCACCCGCAGCGCACCTGGCAGGGCTCGGGCGACGCGCCCGGCGCCCCCTCGCGCGACGACCGGATCCGGGACCTCGTGCAGACCTTCTCCCGGGCCATCACGGCTCTCCTGGACGAGGAGCCGACGCCCGGCGCGGCCAGGGGGACGACGCAGCGACCGGACCCCACAGAGGCGCAGGCCGCCCTGCTGCGACGCTTCGCCGAGTCGCCCGGCGGGCGGTTGCACAAGCTCGAGGCGCACCAGATCGCCCGGCAGCTGACCCCCGACAGCCACCTGGTCGCCAGCCTCTACCGCCAGGACCCCCCGCTCCTGCAGGCGGAGCGCGACGCCCGGGTCATCACCGACGCCGGCCGGGCATGGCTGGAGAAGCACGGCGTCCCGGCCTGA
- a CDS encoding bifunctional salicylyl-CoA 5-hydroxylase/oxidoreductase yields MRIAVVGGGPGGLYFSALVKQLDPSHEVTVWERNAPDDTFGFGVVFSDETLGGIEHADPVVFREMERHFARWDDIDVHFRGTVTTSGGHGFAAMSRKELLGILQRRCDDLGVTVHFRTSAPDPELLRAEYDLVLAGDGARSQVRAAYEDVFRPTLETRHSKYMWLGTDLVFEAFKFYVEETPHGVMQIHGYPYDRTGSTFIVEMHDDVWQRAFGDIAVLDLPPGESDTKSIELVEHLFADVLGGHKVFANNSKWLNFLSLRNETWRHGNLVLIGDAAHTAHFSIGSGTKLAMEDALALAACLHEHPDLDSALTAYEEERRPVVLSTQRAAQASLEWFEDIGHYVHQDPEQFAFNIITRSRRVTHENLRLRDPEFVAGIDEWFARSQPEPAEPRPPMFQPFRLGELELKNRIIVSAMDMYSADDGLPTDFHLVHLGSKALGGAALVMTEMVCTSPEGRITPGCSGLYTPEQEAAWTRVVDFVHDATDAKIGVQLGHSGRKGSTQLMWEGIDDPLPAGNWEVVAPSAVPYSPANQVPRELSEAELADLRDEFVRNAEAAARAGFDVLELHCAHGYLLSSFISPLANRRTDRYGGSLENRLRFPLEVFDAVRAAWPAERPMTVRISATDWYEGGTDVDDAVRVARAFAEHGAAAIDVSTGQVVKDERPAFGRSYQTPYADRIRNEVGREFGCAVIAVGAISSYDDVNSILLAGRADLCALGRPHLYDPQWTLHAAAEQGYTGPGAVWPKPFAAGSRRPQTGRSEGPRPRLELVRHGEPRTRHARWRP; encoded by the coding sequence ATGCGCATCGCGGTTGTCGGCGGAGGCCCGGGCGGCCTGTACTTCTCCGCGCTGGTCAAGCAGCTCGATCCGTCCCACGAGGTGACGGTGTGGGAGCGCAACGCTCCGGACGACACCTTCGGCTTCGGCGTCGTGTTCTCCGACGAGACGCTCGGGGGCATCGAGCACGCCGACCCGGTCGTCTTCCGCGAGATGGAGCGGCACTTCGCCCGGTGGGACGACATCGACGTCCACTTCCGCGGCACGGTGACCACCTCGGGCGGGCACGGCTTCGCCGCGATGAGCCGCAAGGAGCTGCTCGGCATCCTGCAGCGCCGCTGCGACGACCTCGGCGTCACCGTCCACTTCCGCACGTCCGCACCGGACCCCGAGCTCCTGCGCGCCGAGTACGACCTCGTGCTCGCCGGCGACGGCGCCCGCTCCCAGGTGCGCGCGGCCTACGAGGACGTGTTCCGGCCGACCCTGGAGACCCGGCACAGCAAGTACATGTGGCTGGGCACCGACCTCGTCTTCGAGGCGTTCAAGTTCTACGTCGAGGAGACGCCGCACGGCGTCATGCAGATCCACGGCTATCCCTACGACCGCACCGGCAGCACCTTCATCGTCGAGATGCACGACGACGTGTGGCAGCGGGCATTCGGGGACATCGCCGTCCTGGACCTCCCCCCGGGCGAGAGCGACACGAAGTCGATCGAGCTGGTCGAGCACCTGTTCGCCGACGTCCTCGGCGGCCACAAGGTCTTCGCCAACAACTCGAAGTGGCTCAACTTCCTGTCGCTGCGCAACGAGACCTGGCGGCACGGCAACCTGGTGCTCATCGGCGACGCCGCGCACACCGCGCACTTCTCCATCGGGTCGGGCACGAAGCTGGCCATGGAGGACGCCCTCGCGCTGGCCGCCTGTCTGCACGAGCATCCCGACCTCGACAGCGCGCTGACCGCCTACGAGGAGGAGCGGCGCCCCGTCGTGCTCTCCACCCAGCGCGCCGCCCAGGCCAGCCTGGAGTGGTTCGAGGACATCGGGCACTACGTCCACCAGGACCCCGAGCAGTTCGCCTTCAACATCATCACGCGCAGCCGCCGGGTGACCCACGAGAACCTGCGGCTGCGCGACCCCGAGTTCGTCGCCGGCATCGACGAGTGGTTCGCCCGCAGCCAGCCGGAACCGGCCGAGCCGCGTCCGCCGATGTTCCAGCCCTTCCGGCTGGGCGAGCTCGAGCTGAAGAACCGGATCATCGTCTCGGCGATGGACATGTACTCCGCCGACGACGGGCTGCCGACCGACTTCCACCTGGTCCATCTGGGCAGCAAGGCCCTGGGCGGCGCGGCGCTGGTGATGACCGAGATGGTCTGCACCTCCCCGGAGGGCCGGATCACCCCCGGGTGCAGCGGGCTGTACACGCCGGAGCAGGAGGCCGCCTGGACCCGCGTCGTCGACTTCGTGCACGACGCCACCGACGCGAAGATCGGGGTCCAGCTCGGGCACTCCGGCCGCAAGGGCTCCACCCAGCTGATGTGGGAGGGCATCGACGACCCGCTGCCCGCGGGCAACTGGGAGGTGGTCGCCCCGTCGGCGGTCCCCTACTCCCCCGCCAACCAGGTGCCGCGCGAGCTGAGCGAGGCCGAACTCGCCGACCTCCGCGACGAGTTCGTGCGCAACGCCGAGGCCGCCGCACGGGCCGGCTTCGACGTCCTGGAACTGCACTGCGCGCACGGTTACCTGCTGTCCTCGTTCATCTCCCCGCTGGCCAACCGGCGCACCGACCGGTACGGCGGCTCGCTGGAGAACCGCCTCCGGTTCCCGCTCGAGGTGTTCGACGCCGTCCGTGCGGCCTGGCCGGCCGAGCGGCCGATGACCGTGCGCATCTCCGCGACCGACTGGTACGAGGGCGGCACCGACGTCGACGACGCCGTCCGGGTGGCCCGGGCCTTCGCCGAGCACGGGGCCGCGGCGATCGACGTGTCCACCGGGCAGGTCGTGAAGGACGAGCGACCCGCGTTCGGCCGCAGCTACCAGACGCCCTACGCCGACCGGATCCGCAACGAGGTGGGCCGCGAGTTCGGCTGTGCGGTGATCGCCGTGGGGGCGATCTCCAGCTACGACGACGTCAACTCCATCCTGCTCGCCGGCCGCGCGGACCTCTGCGCGCTCGGCCGCCCCCACCTCTACGACCCACAGTGGACACTGCACGCGGCCGCCGAGCAGGGGTACACCGGCCCGGGCGCGGTCTGGCCCAAGCCCTTCGCGGCAGGCAGCCGCCGGCCGCAGACCGGGCGCAGCGAGGGACCACGCCCGCGGCTCGAACTCGTCCGGCACGGTGAGCCGCGCACCCGGCACGCCCGCTGGCGGCCATGA